The sequence GGCTGGGGAGGCCAGTCCTCTTCAGCCTACTCGCTTAATTTCTGCTATTTGGAGGCAAGTTTTGGGCAATTGCAAAATTGTCCCTCATTGACCCAGTGTTAAAATGGCAATGCACttacttattattattaaaggTGAGACATGTACTTCTCACAATACTTTCTCATTACACTTACCTCAGGTAGCTTTATACTGAACTTAAATTGGATGTTTCAAAAAACATGACAAGGATATTTTGTATGCACATCTAGAATATATGGCACATCAAATTTTGGGAGAGGGAAGCATACACAGACAAACTACGGAAAAGAAAAGGCTATGCAATACATAGCTGCATCTGAAATGTGGCTATGAAGGAATAAGACCCTTTTGCGAGTCTAGAGGAATCAGCGCGGTTGTAGAAATGGCTGAGCCAGCACGTGCCATGCAGCAGCCGTTTACGGCAGGTCAATACGTTGATAGggagaaacaaaacattaactgTCATACCAGCCATTGCTATGCAAGCATACACACCATGCAATGTCCGTATCACCAAAATCTATGGCCCGAGCTACAAGACAACTATGAAACTATAAGGCCTACGTTGTCTTTAAAAGAACCTATTAGTGATGGGAGGGGCTGGAGGCAGGGAAGAGAGGGACGTAGGACATGGTCGACATCAGCAATGTCAGGGAATGGTACAAACCTTGAAGCTGCCCTGTGGATAGTAATCCTCCCCCTcgcacaaagtgtccaaagacTCGGCAATGCTCTGCCGTAGGACAGGCAGGGGAGGGACAGACGGTTCACACGTCAGCACAACCCTACCTCACAATTAGGGGTGGATatcggtttggcttaataaggtccaagtccaagtttaggtccagagatttaggttcaggtccggacctgaacctggacctgatcctgtcgggttgatgttttgttttattagaccaatattaagcatagagaatcaATACTGACACGctcgactataaaagtttcttggtgagaagactttcaagataaacagGTGTTTGATAtttacacttattttaaatgccttttttgtcagaggggagactcaaaacactttttatcaaacaacatagaaacatgtatttgtactttgttcaggttttttttggactcaggttttaggctttcaggttttttggactggGTTCTTGAATGTTACAAAGGTccaaatcaggtccagcgaaccggtatccacccctactcaCAATGCAAGTAACCACTCCCCACTACACCAGAAACACCCGTTACAGGACCTTAACCCACGTGTTAGTAGAGCGGAAAAGTACGTATTGATATGTCTAGATTTTTTTGGGCTGGTAACATCAAAGAGATTAAAAGTCAGATGCTTTCCAACTTTGATTCCGACTTGAACTGAATTGCATCGTCTGATATTTGTAgattattttattcataacaTTGGCTAAACCATTGTTGTGTAGAGAATCATATCAGCAGCTGTGTAAACATTATAAGAGCCATACGACTCttcattttgtgtgtttatgtcgTTTATCTCAAAGTACAATCACAAACTGTAGTATGCTATACCAAGTTGGTGTCCAATAAGCCTGTGCTATGATATGTTCAACTGTTCCTTGCCTTGGATATGATAAATTTATGAGGGAGTGGTCATTTGCATCGaacatgtaaaataaaaaaatacttctGCGAAACGTTGGAGTCAACAAGGTATGAACTGTGGATGTGATGAGGAGGAACGAGAAATGGAGGAGAGGAATGGAAGACACAAGGGATGAATATGTACGGTGATGAGACAACAGGGTTTGTTACGTTGTGGAGAGGATGGTGTGACTGTGGTAAGACTTGAACATCACACAACACGCTACCCTCGACAAGACCACATGTATATAGGACTGGGTGAGTATTCAAACCACTCTCAAACCAACACACGTCATGCAGGAAAACCTCCTGCCTACCACAAACCAAACGTGAATGTGGTCAAAACACAGGCAGAGCATGAGGCCTGGTTCATGATGCAGGATGTCACGACAAACAACCTACAGTGGACACTCTCTGTTCCTACAGTGGTTAGTTCAGCAGGGTCAGCACACACAAAGAATAAAGATGGGAGGCACAAGCCTTTTTGTTGCCTGGTCGGGAGTAGGCACTATAGAAGTCATCTGTCGTGTCTGCGTCAATGAAGGGGATCTGGTGGCCAAAAAATAAAGGCGGGCAATGGGGACAGCggaggagagagaaagagggatgGGAAAAATACAGACGTTACAAATACAAGGAATGCACTAATTGGCTACTTCCCTGATAAAAAAGACGGTTGTTAGATTGTAGGTAACTGTAAGTTATGAATGTAGGCATCACACTTTTCAACAATTTGTAGAAGTTCCTTCAAATCAAGCAAACTTTCCCCCCTCCCTTTTTTTCTAAAGCTTGTCACGCAGAAAAAAGGATGATCAGTAAACAATGTGAAAAGAATTTGTTTAGATTTCTGGTGTCCAGGGAAGCAGTCTTCAGTGCCTATAAATAATGAGCTAAGCACAAAATATTAATGACACTGCTAGCCTATGATTAAGCCATACCTCGGACTATGTACGACTTGATGATGAAACGTAAAGAAAAAACGGGCCACAAAGCAAAATTCAACTGAGATGGAAAAGAAAGCAAAAGCCTGGAGGACAAATCTAGCACAATCATTCTGAGACTTCTTTCACCCAACAATACGTCATCGTCATCAATGTGCCACACAACAGCACACTGTAAAACATGGATACAAATACATGATACAACTCTACCACCAACATGTCAAAACAACACATCACAGACACAACCTTCTTGTCTGGAAGAAGCTGTTTTCATACTTACTTGAGTTACGTGTTAGTTTACGTCAAATTCAACAGACTACTTCCTTGACAAGAAGTTaaccaaataaaaacaaacactgCACTCACTACACAAGACACTTAGAACAAATACTCCACCCTTTAATTACTCGGAAAAAAAAAGCTTTACCAGTGCCTAAGACACGAGATATAGCACCAAAGTCTTTTACAACCCAAAAGACAGTAAGAAGAAACGATGCCATGCACTACAAACACATGCACTACGAATAAACCACaccacaaacacagacaaaaccACCTTGATGATGAGATCAGACTATGATGTTCAACACCACAATGAAATCAGAGAGGGTGgaaccacagaacacaacagtTAGTACAGAACTTATTTGTTCAAAATATCAGTAAaacggctccgcccctgaggcctCGCCAAAAAAATCAGCATGCAAAATTAAAGAAGGGTATCTGCAGGTTTTCTTCACAGCTGTCCCAGACTAACTAATCTCCTTACCTCGTCACCCTGCGGAGGAACGTCGTCTGCGTACGGAAGTTTCCCAGCACCAACAGCGTCTGCACTGGCAGACATGTCCGGTGGGAGCTTTGACAAGTCTGGTCGATTCTGCTCGCGGTATGGGGCATAGCCAGGGGCTGGAATAGAAAACTTGCTTATAGAAGCGACCATTTCCTTTGAGGATTCTGATCAATAGCTTGAATAGTCTGCACTTGGTTTAATCATTTTATTTCTCTCATATCCTCAAATGTCAAAGCAGAATTTATCCAAAAAGTTAGTAACTTACCTAAGAAAAGATTTGGCATTAGCATGCAAACTACACCTTGCATGATGCTAGTGAAACAATGAAGGCTATGTCAGCAGTTGTCTACCTAGTCTACGGTGCTGTTGCCACAGATGTGTTGATGGTGTGGGATCTACTCACTAGTGAGACCGCACATGACACCAACGAGTAGAAAGAGAAAACCTTCCATACATGTCCACAAACCTGCATCCATGCTCTTGCTGGAGAAGCGTTTGCTGAGGGTTCGCTCGAAGTTCGGGGCCGGGCGGTCGATCAGCGCGCTGATCTGCCGCGTCTGGTGTTGGGTGCGGCCGCTGTAGCGGAACTTGGACCCGAGGCGTAAGATTTTGCTCTTGGGTGGGGGCTCGGGGGACACCAGCCTGCATAGTAATGAAGAAACAACAGTGGGTTAAATACTGATGAAAGTATGATAATTCTATAGCATGAAAGCAGACCTTTGCATGATACTACTGTCTTCAACGGATCATACAATGCTGACATATTTCAAGCATACCTGTTCATGCCATCTATTTTACATTGACTAATACAATACagtcctttttttaaaacaattttctgGGTTTGTGGGATTTCTTTTCAGAAAGGAAAGCATTCTAAATCCAGCAGGAGTTTAATCAAATATAGCAAACAACATAAGATCTGAACAGTTACATGCTGCATGGTTTTAAAAGAGGATGAAACAATCATGAACAAGTACCTGAAGAAGGTGTGATGCTCCACGCAGACTTTCCATAACCTTTTGGCAGCACGGTGGTTGGGCAGCTTGAACCCAATGGTGCTCTCAAACTGCTCAAACTGGGGACAAAGGGCTCATGTAAGAACAACGACTGGATCAGACAACAACCTACTCTTGTGCACCAAACAGGGGGCAACCACATACACTTCCTGAGCACACAAGTCAGTAGACCCAAATATTTTCACTTGTTTCTTCCAATCAGGTGCCCCTCAACCATATTGCAAGACAAAAATCTAGGAGTATCTTTCTAATACAAAAGGGTCCTCAAACCACAAAATTCTAAGAAATTTGTGTTTGAGTTTTGTCTTTGAGGAAGAAATCATTCTCCTGAAACAAGAGCTTGGtttttgtttttgaagaagACATCATTCTCCTAAAATAAGAGCTTGGTGCATAACAGTAGGCTTTTGTTGTTCCCCGCAAAGACCTGTCCCatcatttgattgacagctgagcTTCATAGAGATTTCTAGGAAAGGATCCGGCACTTACTATTGGTGAGAAGAGGGAGTCCTCCTGGAGCAAAATTTGCAAGACAGGATTAGATAGATAATCACCAAGCACATCACAAGGTCTGTGGGGGTGGACGCTGTCAGCGTGAGAGTTAGAGAGAGAAGATGTGCCACGAGACAGGAGACAATCAGATTAAGGTTTTGTGccaagctgtcaatcaaagtgGACATAGCAGATTGATTCAACAGCATGCAAGACAGTCAAAAGAATCGTCTCTTCATGCTTGGTCCAAAAATTTCGTTCAAGTCAATAAAATGTCTGGTTTTAAAATCTGAGCAGATGTTACAAACCAATACTAAGATTTACATAGTTCAACTTGCTGTTTTGATAAGCAAGGGTATCACTGGAATAGGTCAGTGCGTGCAAGCCTGAAAGCCAATGGCATTTTACCTTTCTGGCTTTCTTTTCTAGTTCCTGATTACGAAAGCAGGCTCGGCATGCGATCCGTTAGACCAAGGGCAAGAAGAGACAAGAGAAGGTTGGACTCGAAAGTCAGAGGAAAGGTCTGGACTGATTAGTTTGGAACAAAAGTGAGAGGAATGTCGAGACATTGTGTACACAAGTTAGTGTGAGGGTGGTAGAAGCAGAAATGTGCATATGTTAGCGTGGTTAACAACCATGAATGTGTTAAGTGTGAAAAGGCAACTACGCTACAGACATAGCCAGGAAAGTGATATGTTCCACAGGAAAGGAAGATATGCTCCTGGAATTCTCCATGTGAAGCCCAGCTGTTGTATCCTTGAACCCAAATTGTGACTTTTTAACGCATTCCCTCATAAATTCTTCCAttatcaatacaaatttggtaacACCTTTACCATCTCCAttaaaaattcaatcttttccaTACCCAAAAATTTCCTTTATTGTGCTACTAGCTTATAAGGTCAACTTCCAGTTTGGTCCAACCATAATCAAGAAGTGTTGAGACTGTGCACTCATAGCGGCAGGGCTTCTCATGACAGAAGGAAAGCTGGACTGCTTAACGATCAACACACAACGATCCTTACCTCCCCGGGTCGGATCTTGATGTAGAAGTTGCTTCTCTTGTAAGAGATCTTCAAGATTTTGGGCCAAGCGAAGCGATTTATCCTGAGCCGGTCCCGGTAGATCAGTAGACCGTTCGCGCACACCCCCAGCATGATGTCCACGCCTTCAGAGTCCTGGAAacaaaagaaagacattaaagtcTAAGCCTTCTTGAACATTTAGTGGTTACAttttttctgtttcaaaatttgggTGAGCTGAAAAGGGAAACTCAATGgtaacaaaataaagaaatcataTATCGAGGTATAAACAAGCGTTTTCCATCCTAAGCACATCAGATAAGCAAGATGAATCTGTTTGCCTGCAGTACCAGTTACTCTTGCATGGCTGCGCTTTTCAATCACAAGGCTAACCTGTGgactttctgtacatgtatatcacctACTGCATAAGAAATTCATAGCTACAGTACAAACTTAAGGCACTGACACAGAAAGActcaaaagaaaggaaaaatagTATAAAGACAAATTATCACACATAGCACTACTCAATGTTCTCTGAAGAATTTCTAGCACAATTTATCAAGGGTACATATACTGTTCGGGACCACTGGAGCCGTGGTCCTCTCTTCCTTGAAGCTCCCTTGAACTGAGCGTACAAGGTAGCTGCTGAAAGTAAGAAGTCAAACATGTTTCCATGTGCACTTAGTAAAGATGATAGCGTTCTTCTAAACTTGAGTAAGACTAGATTGTCTTTTCAGTAGAGAACTCGATACAGTTCCATAACATCTTCAATCAGCACTCCCAACATTTTGTCTGTTGATAAAGTAAATACTACCCCGAAAGGTTCATAAATTGATAACATTCTCAACAGATAACTATCACAAGAGGAAGTTCGTTTTTTTGTGAAGGAAAGTCGAAGAGTCGTAGATATACAACAGAGTAGCAAGCAGATCCCAACCATGGCCAAGGAAATTTGAGATTCACCTGCATGATATTCAATTACTGCAATTATAAGCCTCGTCACATGCAATGGGTGGAGGACTTGGGGTTGGAGTGCGAGGGTTTCTGTTTGCCAACACAAGCGATATTTTCTACTGCACCAAGGCGgcacactactagtactacgtCTAGTGACAGTAACAGCTACAGAACAGCGTGCAAGGAAAAAGGTGAAAATGCCCACATCTTTTTCGTCCTGACGCACCTTGGCATGGTGCAGGTCGACACCGTACATCGCCAGCTTCTTGGCGTTCTCAAGGTAGTGGAGCTCTGCCTCTGCTGGTGTCTGGCCCCTGCAAGTcaatttcaattctttattccaATACCAACCTTGCAAACAtacaaacgttagcctggatggCATTGATATTTAGAATGAAACGTAGGCacatatatacagtatacacacctacatatatttatatacaggtgtcCATCGTTGCATACCAGATTCTACAGTCTGATTGACAGGTGAAGGAAAGAGTTCTGCAGTCTTTTTCCACAACAGACAATCAAACATTTTATCACAATGGCATACGTTTACAATTCCACTGAGGTCTAGCTGTACATAAAGTTGCTGCAGCTCATGGTAATAGATACCAGTAAAACTTCTAAGGCCATTCTGACATTAAACAGCTTGGGATTACAATGTGAGCAGGAGGTTAAAAcgcaacaaaagaaaaatgggTATCACAAAAATAGTTCCTTCACATAAAAAACGTTAAAAGTTCCTTTACGTTAATGCACCAAGAAGTAAAAAGTTATAGCACACTTTGGTACTATCCAGAAATCGATCAACAACGCAAGTGTATGAAGACCATCTAAAAATGTTGATCTTATCTGTAGCATCATCAATTCAGATTGCTTCAAATTTTGAATACAGTACTTGTGCTTGGCAGTCACATATATGTACATCTTAAAATGAATACCCATGTGTGGTTCAAGTGACtgttactgaccagtctaactggtctggaccttttagcctagtggtaagtgcatTGGCTTTGTATGCTGGTGGGTCGAGTTTGACTCGCCCTGTGCGTTTCACCTAACACCTCCATATTCATAAAATTCTATGGCATGGTAGATTTCTTTGCATTTCCACAGTTCTGCAGCCCAGTGTGTGAAGACtcacttgtgtgttttgtggagTTCCATGACCTTCTCTTCGAGTTCCTTGGTCTGGTTGGGTGCGAACTTGAACTCTGACAGGTAGTCTGCGCTGTGCTCCTCGGGGTCATAGTCTCCCAGCTCTGATTGGACGATGTAGGAGCCCAGCAGGGCGTGTGTCACGAAGGAGCACGGCAGTCTGGGCAGGGGGTACACAAAATCATtagtactgttaatgcagaaattttgTGGTGGTtccatgttcactgttttcacagtgaatttgtcagcgcaaactcaaaaccacagcaaaaatttgtgcccacctacccccttgtttaaGCACTATGTAATGTtaattgtacagtacagtatcatACGGCACCTGTTATGGTAAATACGCagctatcttggtttctgactggctgtcAGTAAACGGCGTTAAGCCACctgtgtttccattatgtgattATAGCaccactattgtttcaaatgcgaacttaaaaccaccgcgaacgcgccattttctcccaaccgtgaaatcaaatccctgcaaacttaaatgtatttacagtatcgtGTCATCAATTGGACAATCTCACCCTAAATTTTACAAAGTAGATCTAATAGTCTAATTACAGTTAACACTACATAACACAGTTTTAGAACCCTACAGTAAAATGTTTTTTGACCGGCTCTGTTTGTAACCATTACCATTATGCGTACTTTGGGATTgtgtttttcttgaatgaagccTTAAAAATCCACATTTAGTACAAGTCTGTGAAATATACGTTGTTATAATGTTCCTAGAAAGATCACCTATTATTGTGAATGCATTATTCattaagtttatgttatgttttgtatcctgatccgatatgattttgtaagggctcccttggaaattagctactcagttaactgaaatGAACTCCAGTGTCTCCCAATCTTTCACCTCCCTACTGCTGTTCATTTCCTTACTCTAAGGGTGCTTCCTTCTACAGATGATGCCGTCCAGTGTGTTATTGTCATTATTATGCCCCATTCATCACCTGAGACTGAATGTATCCCAGAGGTATTGTCGCTCTAACGGACATACGTTCACAGAATCTCAGCCTCCTGAATCTCAATCCATAACAGAACGAAGCACACCCTCGAGGACGAAATCTGTCATTTAGTAGCAAGATTATTTGGGGATGATGCTGCATTACCATTTATATTAGAAGGCTCTATCAAAAATCAAGTGAAGCTGTTTCCTGATGAGCACAGATTGGCATTCAAGGGCTTTATATATAAAAACGTTGCCATCTTGCACAAGGTTGCACATGCTTATTTAGTAGAATTGTGCCTCTTGAATGATGTGAAAACAAGAATTCACTACTATAAGCTCCTCAATGACAAGCCACTCTGTtcatcaaaatttgaaaataagcACTATTAAAGCAATACAAGAAGTAATGAGACGGGCGCTAGGTTCTAAATGTATCAGCCATTGAATAATTCAAACGCGCTCATTCCTGAACAACATCtcaatattgattttcaatgaAAAGCTGCTTCTTTCTCCAGGAAAACAAAACTCCAACCAGAGCAATAAAATAATTTTATTCTTAAAGTTTCTTCCTTCTACCACACTATTCCTGTATTCCCTACATCCTGAGGACAAGAACTGAGCGTCAGACTGTGGGATTTGACCTGTATCATTTTGATTGGGCAGGTCGTGACTAACTCCTAATGGCATGATATTATTGATGGAAAGGCTCTGGAGAGAAGCATGCCTGGGTCTACATATCATTTAGCCTTTACATGAAGCTGACTGATTAGCATAGGTAGAGGCAGGTGTGACGTAGGTGCTGCATTCCCCAGGCAGGTGAAGCCGGGGTCAGTGTCCAGAGGGAACCAAGAGCACACTAGCAATAAACAGTACGAATTTACGGGAAATAAAAAACGTCTTCAGCCAAATCCCCATAGATGATAACACGAATCAATCTGTCAAGGATGCGTGGACCTTTAATTTGTTGCAAGATTTAAGTGCAACCTGCCTTCAAGATTGCACTCTGAAAATCCCCACTTTGACACAGGTCAACGGCAATCAGACAGGCTGGAACCACTAGGCTGCCACAGCCAACCTGAGACGTATCAAATGGAGGTTTCTTAAAAAATCTAATAAGGCCGCTATCATCCCTTCTTCGTTTCACATTGGTTATTTCATTTTGGCGGATTTTACACCGCGTCGCTATTGTGTCATCGCTGTGCGTTTCTCTCTAGGGCCCTCGAGAGGGAAGAAATCCTTTTTTGGACATCAATCAATCCATGGATGCCTTCTCTCCACACTCGGATACTCCCCATTGGGCGTGTTCAATAATGCATGAGGACGAGGCCAGCACAAGGCCGCCTGAAGGAACTGGGGGTGTTTCTTCTCGACGTGCGGAGGATGTACAAGCAGGGTGCAGCGGTTTTCGCACCCGCTGGATCAATAGCCAATAAGATAACGGTATACAAATCACTTCTCACTCCACTTATTCCTGTATCCTTTGTTTGATATGCCTGCTTTTATTACCTGTACAAGGTAGGGATTAAGTAGCTGGCTGATACAAAAATTTACCGAAACATATGACGAAGCTGTTAAGGTAAGCAGATTATGTCTTATCTGATATACTTACCTTCCCTTAAGGATGTCATCTCTGATCTGCAGACAAAGTTGGTACCTGGGGAACAAAGGAAGACATGGTTATAACCCCATAAATGTCACATATTGCTGGTGGTACAACGCCACTTTTTAGTAGAATTATGTATCAATAGATTTACATACATAGATACACGTAACAACTACACCAAATATGCCTAATTTTGAGATAGTATATTACTTTTTAACATTCATATCTAAGTTGTCAAGTAGGACAGAACCAATGTCGTCTATGAATGTTGATTGTGTGATTCTACTTTTATTTCGTGACTGGTAAGGAACGACCATGTTGAACTTGTGTTGACTTGTGCTTTGCTCCTGACAAGGGCAATCCAACACCAGCTCTATCAAAGTCAGGTCCTTACAGAATGTACAGTCATGCTGATCCTGAACTGTGGGAGATGTGTACTAAACACAAGTGGGGGAGGGCAGCTGGAGGCAGGCACAATGAAAGGAATTCCACCAAGGCCCAAATATTTCTGTCTGCATTGAGACCCTGTATTTATTGGTTACTCTATGAACCTGAAATATTCTGAGAATACATGTTCCTGCGTCTGGCCATAGTTCACTAATTCCCCCTTTCTTGTGGCATGCTTTCTGCGCTAAGGATTGCTTGTTCCAAGGCAAAAGGAAGAGAACGTGGCAAAAGTTTCTTAATCAAGAAAACATCATGTCTCAGAATGCTGACTTTCTTCTAATGCTGCAATTCTATACTTTTAATCTGGTGGCATATTGATATCTGCTACAGCTAAAATGGTAGCAACCTCACAGATAAGCTCCTGGTTTAaatcagttgctaactgggagacccagttcaatcctgggtcagggtcaagacatctcagttggggctgtaCCTGTCTTttagaagggacgtaaaatggaggtcccgtgttcaaggaggtgtctCGAGTATGTTTAAGGGGAAAGGCTAGcaatccctccctgtaaaaatattccctgctactgaaaaagcaaggaaacttgctaccttatgtgctactaggcactacaacgGTCTGAAAGAAAAGAATCTGGTGGCATAATACATTTAACCCTTTCCTTCACCATCTATGGTGTTTTTGGCTTGGGCCTAAGTACTAGTAAGACAGCTGAAGATCTGTCCTTACCTTGTGATGTCCTCCTGCAGCTGGGAAGGGTCTGGAGGGTAGAACTTCACATTGAATCCAAACACCCACGGCCCACCTAAAACAGCAAAGATAGATATATAAGACATAACTTCGGTCTTAAAGTTCATCATTAAGGATTCACTGTTGTTCAGTTTATACTTCTTGTGTACCAAGTGCAGTGACTATTTTCAACTACAACATTTAGGAAATGTATTCTTATCTTGTTTTGGATTTACATTAAAAGGGTGACTTGTTAGTGACCATGCCATTGTGTGATGCAtgtcacaatcatcatcataactGGCACATGACATATACAAATGACACACAACCAACCATGCAGCAGGGGAGGAAAGAAAAGCTACCAAGCCGGCATTAGGAAAACAAAAATCGGAAATCTGCCAAGACATTTGCACAGCTGCACACAAAAGACAGCAACACTAGAAGTTTGCCAGGCTATGCGTCTTCACCTCCGATTTCTGCACTAGGCAGCATTCCTTCTCCCTCCTCTGCTTGCATGAATGGTTAGGGGGGAACATTGGTATTTAGTGGGAGGGAGGCTGTTAGAAGGCTTTAGCAAACCAACTAAGTGACTGAACATGAACAAGGCCAAAAGTGTGACATTTGGACATGGACAGAGTGGATATCGTTACCAGAATGGCACTGATACAGATGATTTACCAACAAATGCATCAGCAAACAGAAAGGTTCTCAGGAACTGTGCATAATACGCTGTCAGAGCCTTGAACTTGAATTCACCTGTCCTTGATAACTACGAATTTCAAATGAATACAAAAGGGCAACAACATTGGCAATCAAATTGCTGTATGCTGTGGAAGCCATTTTGTATAATCTTTAAAGACGTGATTGAAATACAATACCCAGTGGTTACACCACTGCCACTTTGTGCTTTACTTACATCACTTATATTACTTTGAAATTTGTATTCCTTAAAACCAGTTCTAGACAATTATAAGGCTCAGATCTCACATCAAAAGAGAAAAACTCAGATTTTCCTTTTTAGATcaataaaaatgtataaaatgacCATTCTGGTAACAGTATACTCTCAGTGATAAGGTACGATGCATAACGCTACCTGTAGGAATGATAACATTCTCTTTCTCTTCCAAATCTGTATGTCACAGGCAGAGAGAGGATggggaaaatgaataaaatgtcaTGAAGAAAAAACCCACATGGTGAAATGAGACATAAGAGCAA comes from Branchiostoma lanceolatum isolate klBraLanc5 chromosome 2, klBraLanc5.hap2, whole genome shotgun sequence and encodes:
- the LOC136427629 gene encoding protein 4.1-like isoform X21, with the protein product MPSEEGANEVNQQDAVPAENKTEVKTSPVKKTKPVKMQLCRVLLLDGTEYEVELDKKAKGQQLFDMICDHLNLLEKDYFGITYRDPQDQKYWLDPLKEIRKQIKEEGEGMLPSAEIGGGPWVFGFNVKFYPPDPSQLQEDITRYQLCLQIRDDILKGRLPCSFVTHALLGSYIVQSELGDYDPEEHSADYLSEFKFAPNQTKELEEKVMELHKTHKGQTPAEAELHYLENAKKLAMYGVDLHHAKVRQDEKDDSEGVDIMLGVCANGLLIYRDRLRINRFAWPKILKISYKRSNFYIKIRPGEFEQFESTIGFKLPNHRAAKRLWKVCVEHHTFFRLVSPEPPPKSKILRLGSKFRYSGRTQHQTRQISALIDRPAPNFERTLSKRFSSKSMDAGLWTSPGYAPYREQNRPDLSKLPPDMSASADAVGAGKLPYADDVPPQGDEIPFIDADTTDDFYSAYSRPGNKKSQGEKDAEQQRRQKNIHEMKMEFLSQTPQPAPGGWDARTPPKTLSEQKEEKEEHEPPTVEVKTETVKYVASDEAQPEFTSSVPIVKTESKTITYEQNEDGEPDQDPGVLVSAQTVTSETISTTTTTHITKTVKGGVAETRIEKRIVITGDTDIDHDQYMKKDGTLETHMERTTVLTGESNQDEALADLIKEAADQNPDMTVTKVVVHKEEGEQQVTTNGTGEDD
- the LOC136427629 gene encoding protein 4.1-like isoform X28; translated protein: MPSEEGANEVNQQDAVPAENKTEVKTSPVKKTKPVKMQLCRVLLLDGTEYEVELDKKAKGQQLFDMICDHLNLLEKDYFGITYRDPQDQKYWLDPLKEIRKQIKEEGEGMLPSAEIGGGPWVFGFNVKFYPPDPSQLQEDITRYQLCLQIRDDILKGRLPCSFVTHALLGSYIVQSELGDYDPEEHSADYLSEFKFAPNQTKELEEKVMELHKTHKGQTPAEAELHYLENAKKLAMYGVDLHHAKVRQDEKDDSEGVDIMLGVCANGLLIYRDRLRINRFAWPKILKISYKRSNFYIKIRPGEFEQFESTIGFKLPNHRAAKRLWKVCVEHHTFFRLVSPEPPPKSKILRLGSKFRYSGRTQHQTRQISALIDRPAPNFERTLSKRFSSKSMDAGLWTSPGYAPYREQNRPDLSKLPPDMSASADAVGAGKLPYADDVPPQGDESIAESLDTLCEGEDYYPQGSFKEPPTVEVKTETVKYVASDEAQPEFTSSVPIVKTESKTITYEQNEDGEPDQDPGVLVSAQTVTSETISTTTTTHITKTVKGGVAETRIEKRIVITGDTDIDHDQYMKKDGTLETHMERTTVLTGESNQDEALADLIKEAADQNPDMTVTKVVVHKEEGEQQVTTNGTGEDD
- the LOC136427629 gene encoding protein 4.1-like isoform X19, whose protein sequence is MPSEEGANEVNQQDAVPAENKTEVKTSPVKKTKPVKMQLCRVLLLDGTEYEVELDKKAKGQQLFDMICDHLNLLEKDYFGITYRDPQDQKYWLDPLKEIRKQIKEEGEGMLPSAEIGGGPWVFGFNVKFYPPDPSQLQEDITRYQLCLQIRDDILKGRLPCSFVTHALLGSYIVQSELGDYDPEEHSADYLSEFKFAPNQTKELEEKVMELHKTHKGQTPAEAELHYLENAKKLAMYGVDLHHAKVRQDEKDDSEGVDIMLGVCANGLLIYRDRLRINRFAWPKILKISYKRSNFYIKIRPGEFEQFESTIGFKLPNHRAAKRLWKVCVEHHTFFRLVSPEPPPKSKILRLGSKFRYSGRTQHQTRQISALIDRPAPNFERTLSKRFSSKSMDAGLWTSPGYAPYREQNRPDLSKLPPDMSASADAVGAGKLPYADDVPPQGDESIAESLDTLCEGEDYYPQGSFKEEAAVQETVPPVAEPEVNGTETHAAPEEPAPPEELTNKVDDEIPNVENAVVDELESQEPPTVEVKTETVKYVASDEAQPEFTSSVPIVKTESKTITYEQNEDGEPDQDPGVLVSAQTVTSETISTTTTTHITKTVKGGVAETRIEKRIVITGDTDIDHDQYMKKDGTLETHMERTTVLTGESNQDEALADLIKEAADQNPDMTVTKVVVHKEEGEQQVTTNGTGEDD
- the LOC136427629 gene encoding band 4.1-like protein 3 isoform X29, with amino-acid sequence MPSEEGANEVNQQDAVPAENKTEVKTSPVKKTKPVKMQLCRVLLLDGTEYEVELDKKAKGQQLFDMICDHLNLLEKDYFGITYRDPQDQKYWLDPLKEIRKQIKEEGEGMLPSAEIGGGPWVFGFNVKFYPPDPSQLQEDITRYQLCLQIRDDILKGRLPCSFVTHALLGSYIVQSELGDYDPEEHSADYLSEFKFAPNQTKELEEKVMELHKTHKGQTPAEAELHYLENAKKLAMYGVDLHHAKVRQDEKDDSEGVDIMLGVCANGLLIYRDRLRINRFAWPKILKISYKRSNFYIKIRPGEFEQFESTIGFKLPNHRAAKRLWKVCVEHHTFFRLVSPEPPPKSKILRLGSKFRYSGRTQHQTRQISALIDRPAPNFERTLSKRFSSKSMDAGLWTSPGYAPYREQNRPDLSKLPPDMSASADAVGAGKLPYADDVPPQGDEIPFIDADTTDDFYSAYSRPGNKKSQGEKDAEQQRRQKNIHEMKMEFLSQTPQPAPGGWDARTPPKTLSEQKEEKEEHEEAAVQETVPPVAEPEVNGTETHAAPEEPAPPEELTNKVDDEIPNVENAVVDELESQALADLIKEAADQNPDMTVTKVVVHKEEGEQQVTTNGTGEDD